Proteins encoded in a region of the Triticum dicoccoides isolate Atlit2015 ecotype Zavitan chromosome 3A, WEW_v2.0, whole genome shotgun sequence genome:
- the LOC119270349 gene encoding inactive anthranilate O-methyltransferase 1-like yields the protein MASKQAVHMKHGQGETSYARNSSFQKAEQNRMKPLIEEVITDLCSSTSTLLHGKIVIADLGCSSGPNALALVSTAINAIHNHCVQLQQPPPEICVLLNDLPDTDFNMVVKSLVTLRQSKNPVVVTGVAPGSFYERLFTSNSLHVVCASNSLQWLSKAPEDLTRNRIPAFDIDEHARREMLPMVREAYEKQFRKDFELFLELRAKELVSGGRMVISLVGTRSDVIASKFSLFPGIVAQILSVMVAEGVIDKAKFDCFYVPLHGPSIEQVREIIKEEGSFSIKEMRVHDPTAEMNIALSSPRKFVNNLIALFEPIIVQHFGEVMDEFVRAAELHWSLDVDGSLREERVRTSRAMLVVSLAKA from the exons ATGGCCTCCAAACAGGCTGTGCATATGAAGCATGGGCAAGGCGAAACAAGCTATGCTCGCAACTCCAGTTTTCAG AAGGCTGAGCAGAACAGGATGAAGCCCCTGATAGAAGAGGTCATCACGGACTTATGCAGCAGCACCAGTACCTTGTTGCACGGAAAGATAGTGATCGCGGACTTGGGATGCTCCTCTGGTCCAAATGCTCTAGCACTGGTATCGACTGCCATCAATGCCATCCACAACCATTGCGTTCAGTTACAGCAGCCACCACCGGAAATATGTGTGCTGCTCAATGACCTTCCTGACACTGACTTCAACATGGTCGTGAAGAGCTTGGTCACACTCCGTCAAAGCAAGAACCCTGTTGTCGTGACAGGTGTCGCACCGGGATCGTTTTACGAGCGCCTCTTCACTAGTAACTCCCTGCATGTTGTTTGCGCATCGAACAGCTTGCAATGGCTATCAAAG GCTCCCGAAGATCTAACGAGGAACCGCATCCCAGCGTTCGACATTGATGAGCATGCTAGGCGTGAAATGCTCCCAATGGTCCGTGAGGCTTATGAAAAACAATTCAGGAAAGATTTCGAGCTTTTCCTGGAGCTGAGAGCCAAAGAGTTGGTCTCAGGAGGCCGGATGGTTATTTCCCTGGTAGGGACGCGTTCTGATGTAATCGCCTCCAAATTCTCTCTTTTCCCGGGAATTGTAGCTCAGATTCTAAGTGTAATGGTCGCGGAG GGTGTGATCGACAAAGCAAAATTTGATTGTTTCTATGTACCGCTCCATGGACCTTCCATCGAACAGGTAAGGGAGATCATCAAAGAAGAGGGGTCCTTTTCGATCAAGGAGATGCGTGTCCATGACCCTACAGCCGAAATGAACATTGCTCTGAGCAGCCCAAGAAAGTTTGTGAATAATCTGATAGCCTTATTTGAGCCGATAATAGTCCAGCATTTTGGAGAGGTTATGGATGAATTTGTGAGGGCGGCTGAGCTGCATTGGAGTCTGGATGTGGATGGGAGCTTGCGAGAGGAGCGGGTCAGAACCTCCCGAGCTATGCTGGTTGTATCCCTCGCGAAGGCATGA